A stretch of DNA from Chitinivorax sp. PXF-14:
GTTTTACAAGAACATCAGCGGCAAGAATCCCGACCAGTATTGAGCGAGGCGCGTATCCCCCAGCCGGGCGATGCGTCCAACAGGGCGAACGGCCCCGTTGGCGCCTGCTAATATCCGCCCTTCGCCACGACATCGAGTCCATCCATCATGCACAGGCTGACCGGCAGCGCCCGCTTCATCTGCAGCGCAGCGGCAAGTGTGGCGCTGCTCGGGGCCTGCGCGGGCCCGGCACCGCAAGCCGACGCCTGCGCGACGCCGCTCTCCGCTACCGTTCCCAATTCGTGCGTCGTCGTCCCGGACATCCTGTGGCGCGGCGGCAGGCCCGACCGCGAGGTGGCCACCCTGGTCGGGCTGGGTGTGAAGACGGTAGTCAACCTCGAACTGCTGCACGACGATCTCGACGCCCTGCTCGCCATCCCGGCCGCACCGGGCCTGTCGGGCAGCCTCGACTATTTCCGCGTGCGTGACTGGGAGCCGAATGTCGTGATCGCGCCCTGGCTGCTCGACGAGCATGTGGCCGAGTTCATTGCCATCATGCGGACGCAGGCCAAGCCGGTGTATGTCCACTGCCGCTCGGGCCAGAACCGAACAGGTGTGATGGTGGCGAGCTACCGCGTGCTGGCGGGCATGCCCGTTGACGATGCGATCGAGGAAATGCGCAAGTATCGTGGCATCTGGTTCGACTACGATGCCGACTACCTGCGCAGGCTGACGGGCGAACACCGGCAACGGCTCGAAGCCATGATCGCCGCGAAGATGACACAGGTGAAGCGCAAGGCGCGCATCGAATGCGACGCCACGGGCTGCAGGCAGGCCCCCTGACCCGGGCACCGGCCCCCAATCGAGGCACCATCATCAAACATGCAACCGGGCTGCAATAGCCGGCGGCCTCGACCGCAAGGCTGGGCGTTCGTGCGCCAGCGCAGGAAGCAGCTGGCGCTGAGCGATGCGCCCTGCCGCTTTGCCTGTAGCTGACGCCGCAGACGCAGCCCGAAACCAATAGCGCTATTCGGCCCGTGGCGCCTGCTTCGCGCCGGAGCCCCCCAAGGTGCTGCCGGGCAAGCCGTCAGCGCCGCCGTCACGGCTTGAGCGCCGACCAGTCGAGAATCACCTTGCCCGACTGCCCGGACAGCATGGCCTTGAAACCCGCCTCGTAGTCGTCAACCGGGAAGTGATGGGTGATGATGGGGCTGATATCGAGGCCGGATTGCAGCATGGCGGCCATCTTGTACCAGGTCTCGAACATCTCGCGGCCGTAGATGCCCTTGATCTCGAGGCCCTTGAAGATCACCTGGTTCCAGTCGATCACCGTGTTCTGCGGCGGGATGCCGAGCAGCGCGACCTTGCCGCCGTGGTTCATGTTGGCGAGCAGGTCCTTGAACGCGGCCGGGTTGCCCGACATCTCCATGCCGACGTCGAAGCCCTCGGTCATGTGCAGCGCTTCCATCACCTGCCTGAGGTTCTCGCGGCTGACGTTGACGGCACGCGTGGCGCCCATCTTGCTCGCCAGGCCGAGCCGGTAGTCGTTGACATCGGTGATCACCACATGGCGTGCACCGACGTGGCGGGCAATGGCGACGGCCATGATGCCGATCGGGCCGGCGCCGGTGATGAGCACGTCCTCGCCGACGAGGTTGAAGCTCAGCGCGGTGTGCGTGGCATTGCCGAAAGGATCGAGGATGGAGGCGATGTCGTCGGGGATGTCATCGGGAATCTTGAAGGCGTTGAAGGCCGGGATCACCAGGTATTCGGCGAACGCGCCTTCGCGGTTCACGCCCACGCCGGTCGTGTTGCGGCACAGGTGGCGGCGGCCGGCGCGGCAGTTGCGGCAATAGCCGCAGGTGATGTGGCCCTCGCCGCTGACGCGGTCGCCGATGGCGAAGCCGCGTACCTCCACGCCCATATCGACGACTTCGCCGACATATTCGTGGCCGACGTGCATCGGCACCGGGATCGTGGCCTGCGCCCATTCGTCCCAGTTCCAGATATGGATGTCGGTGCCGCAGATTGCGGTCTTGCGGATCTTGATCAGGAGATCGTTGTGGCCGACCTCGGGCTTCTTCACGCGCGTCAGCGTCAGGCCGGGTGCGCGTTCGAGTTTGGCGAGTGCTTTCATTTATACCTCGAACAATGATTCTGGCTTCAGGCCAGTATGGGTGCGGCTCGTGGCGCGCCTGGCAGGCGCGCCGGTACTTGATCCTGCGGCCATCGCCAACAACCGCAAGCGGCCACGGCCTGGCACGGTCGCGCCATCGCGCGGCAATTCAAATCGATGGCGGCGCCACTAGCGGTCGACCAGCAGCGGCCGGCCATCGCGCACGGCATAGCTGAATACGGCGGCATGTCGGTCATAGGGCCGCCCGGCCCCAGCCACAGAAAAGTCGACCACATTGCGCGGCACCGCCGCGACCAGCGCTACGGAGTGCTGATCAACGAACACCAGCAGATTGATGTCATCCCTTTCCTGCAGGCCGGTGCGCTCGATGTCCGCCGACAACGGCGTCTTGATGGCCGCCCCGATCACCGCCAGCGGCGTATAGGGCGCGAACACGTACAGCCGGCTCCAGCGGGCCGGGTTGACCGCCTCCATCTGCACCGCCTGGCCGGCTTGCAGCTCTTGCACCGCCACGCCGAGGCCATGAATGAAGGTGGCGACACGGTCCTCGCCGGTGCAAGCTGCCAACAGCAGCACACCGGCAGCCGCTCCCAGCAGCAATGGTCGTATGCACATGGCTTGTGGGCCCCTTGGGCAAATCCCTAAATCACCCCCAGCTCGCGCCCGACCTTGGCGAATGCCGCCACGGCGCGGTCGATCTGCTCGGGCGTATGCGCGGCGCTCATCTGCGTGCGGATGCGGGCCTGGCCCTTGGGCACGACGGGGAAGGAGAAGCCGGTCACGTACACCCCCTCCTCCAGCATGCGCGCGGCCATGCGGCCGGCCAGCGCAGCGTCGCCGAGCATCACCGGGATGATCGGGTGCCGGCCGGGGACGAGCGTGAAGCCGAGCGCGCCCATCTCGCGGCGGAAGTGTTCGGCGTTGCGCTGCAGCCTGCCGCGCAGCTCGGCGCCGTCACGCTCGATCAGGGCCAGCACGGCCAGGCTGGCCGCCGCGATGGCCGGCGCCAGCGAGTTGGAGAACAGGTAGGGGCGCGAACGCTGACGCAGCCATTCGATGATGGGCCCGCGTGCCGCGATATAGCCGCCCGACGCGCCGCCGAGCGCCTTGCCCAGCGTGCCGGTGTAGATGTCCACACGCTCGGCCACGCCACACAGCTCGGGTGTGCCGCGGCCATGTTCGCCGGTGAAGCCGACGGCGTGGCTGTCGTCCACCATCACCAGCGCGCCGTGTTTGTCCGCCAGCGCGCAGATGGTCTTGAGGTCGGCGATGATGCCGTCCATCGAGAACACGCCGTCGGTGACGATGAGCTTGAAACGCGCGCCGGACGCGGCCTTGAGCTGCGCTTCGAGGTCCGCCATGTCGTTGTTGCGGTAGCGGTAGCGCTGCGCCTTGCACAGCCGGATGCCGTCGATGATGCTGGCGTGGTTGAGCGCGTCGGAGATCACCGCGTCCTGTTCGTCGAGCAGGGTCTCGAACACGCCGCCGTTGGCATCGAAGCAGCTCGAATAGAGGATGGTGTCGTCGGTGCCGAGAAAGCGGCTGAGCGCGGCTTCGAGCTGCTTGTGGATGGTCTGCGTGCCGCAGATGAAGCGCACCGAGGCCACGCCGTAGCCGTAGTCGTCGAGTCCGCGCTTGGCGGCGGCGATCAGCTCGGAGCTGTCGGCGAGCCCAAGGTAGTTGTTGGCACAGAAGTTGAGAACCGACTGGCCCGAAGCCAGCGCGATGTCGGGCCGCTGGTGGCTGGCGATCACGCGCTCGGGCTTGTAGAAGCCGTCGCGGCGCAGGCTGTCGAGTTGCTCGCCGAGATGGGCGAGAAAGGCGTAGCTCATGAGGCACTCCTTGGATCGCGCGGGTAGCGCCATCTTCTAAGAATAGATGCAAGCGGGATCGCCGCCGCACCGGAATGCGCGATTGTAGGCGCCGGGCCGGGTTGGCGCCAAGCAGGCTAGGGAAAGTCCGCATAAGCCGCCGGCCGCGCGCCCACCTATCCGCTTCGGGCGCAGCCGCCGTGTAGTGCGCGCCCCCGCCAGCGCCCCGGTTGGCCAGCCCCCGGTCAGCCGGCCTCCGCTTAGCCGGCCTCGGGCTTCAACCGTTTCAGCCGGCGCCACAGCGTCGTGCGGCTGATGCCGAGCGCCTGCGCGGTACGGCCAAGATCCCCGTCGTGCAAGGCCAGCGCCGCCAGCGTCGGCTCGGTGGGCGGCGCGGCCTTGCGTTCGGCCGGCGCGCCCGCCGCCACCAGCTCGGGTACCACGCGCGCCAGCGAGGGTTCGTCGACCTGGCCGTAGGCATCGTAGAACACCGCCAGGCGCTCGATCAGGTTCTCCAGCTCGCGCACGTTGCCGCGCCACTCGCTCGCCAGCAGGTGCCCGCCGACGCTCTCGATCAAGGGCTCGGCCTGGCGCCTGGATGCGAGCCGCTGCAATGCCTGGCGCGCCAGCACGCGGGCAATCGGCAGAATGTCGTCGCGCCGCTCGCGTAGCGGCGGCAGCCGCAGGTTGAGGATGTTGATGCGGTAATACAGGTCGGCGCGGAACAGGCCCTGCTCCACGTTGAAGCGCAGATCCTGGTGCGTGGCGGCGATCACGCGCACATCGATGGGCGTGGGCTCGGTGCCGCCGAGGCGCAACACCTCGCGTTCCTGCAACACGCGCAACAGCCGCGTCTGCAGGCTCAGCGGCATCTCACCGATCTCGTCGAGAAAGATCGTGCCGGTGTGCGCCGACTCGAACAGGCCCGGCTTGCCGCCCTTGCGCCCGCCGGTGAACGCGCCCTCCTCGTAGCCGAACAGCTCGCTCTCGAGCAGGCTTTCGGGAAACGATGCGCAGTTGATCGCCACGAACGGCGCCTTGGCGCGCGTGCTGACGTTGTGGATGCTCTGCGCGAACAGCTCCTTGCCGGTGCCCGATTCGCCGGTCACCAGCACGGTGGCGTCCGAGCGCGCGTAGAGCCTGGCCATGCCCACCGCGTCGCGCATCGCGGCCGATTCACCCATGATGTCCTCGAAGCGGTAGCGCGCCACGAACTGGCTGCGCCGGCTCTGGCTTCTGAGCTTACGGTCGGCGCTCTGGATCAGGCTCGCGTCCTGGAAGGTCAGCACCGCGCCGGTCTGCTCGCCGTGCTCGTGGATGGGCAGGCGGTTGATCACCAGCGTGCGGCCGTTGACGCTCTGCACCTGTTCGAGCGCCGCCTGGCCGCTGGCGATCACGGCATCGAGCGACAGCGTCGGCGCCACGCGCGCGAGCGGCTGGTCGAGCGCCCAGTCGGCGCCGACACCGAGCAGCTTCTCCATGGCCGGGTTCAGGGTCTGCACCCGGCCGCGCATGTCGACCGCCACCACGCCTTCGGACAGGCTGTAGAGAATATTGCCGATGCGCTCGCGCTTGGCCTCCTCGATGCTGGCGATGCGGGCGATTTCAAGCGCATCGTCGAAAGCCTGACGCACCGCGTTGTCGGAATAGATCAGCACGCCGGTCAGGCCCTCCTGTTCGGCCAGCGCCGCCACCTGCGCCGAGCCGATGACGACCTCGATGCGGCGCTCGTGCAGCTCGCGAAACAGCAGCCGTGCCTCGTTGTCGTCGCGATAGTTGAGCACCATCACGTTCAGGTTCAGCAGCGGCTTCAGCTCCTCGAACTCGTCGCCGAGCGACTGGCGCGTGACGATGGCCACGCTGTCGGACAGCCGCCGTGCCCGCACCAGCGCCTGCATGATGTCGTAGCCGCCGAGCTTGATCAGCACCGTCGGCAGGCTGAGCTCGGCGCGCAGCCGCTGGCCGGTCATGCCGGCGGCGATGGCGACATCGATCAGGCCGGCGCGATGGAGCTCCTGCGCGGCCTCCACGGCTTCGTCGAGCGGCTTGTCGAGCAGGCGCACGTCG
This window harbors:
- a CDS encoding dual specificity protein phosphatase family protein, which gives rise to MHRLTGSARFICSAAASVALLGACAGPAPQADACATPLSATVPNSCVVVPDILWRGGRPDREVATLVGLGVKTVVNLELLHDDLDALLAIPAAPGLSGSLDYFRVRDWEPNVVIAPWLLDEHVAEFIAIMRTQAKPVYVHCRSGQNRTGVMVASYRVLAGMPVDDAIEEMRKYRGIWFDYDADYLRRLTGEHRQRLEAMIAAKMTQVKRKARIECDATGCRQAP
- the tdh gene encoding L-threonine 3-dehydrogenase, encoding MKALAKLERAPGLTLTRVKKPEVGHNDLLIKIRKTAICGTDIHIWNWDEWAQATIPVPMHVGHEYVGEVVDMGVEVRGFAIGDRVSGEGHITCGYCRNCRAGRRHLCRNTTGVGVNREGAFAEYLVIPAFNAFKIPDDIPDDIASILDPFGNATHTALSFNLVGEDVLITGAGPIGIMAVAIARHVGARHVVITDVNDYRLGLASKMGATRAVNVSRENLRQVMEALHMTEGFDVGMEMSGNPAAFKDLLANMNHGGKVALLGIPPQNTVIDWNQVIFKGLEIKGIYGREMFETWYKMAAMLQSGLDISPIITHHFPVDDYEAGFKAMLSGQSGKVILDWSALKP
- a CDS encoding glycine C-acetyltransferase — its product is MSYAFLAHLGEQLDSLRRDGFYKPERVIASHQRPDIALASGQSVLNFCANNYLGLADSSELIAAAKRGLDDYGYGVASVRFICGTQTIHKQLEAALSRFLGTDDTILYSSCFDANGGVFETLLDEQDAVISDALNHASIIDGIRLCKAQRYRYRNNDMADLEAQLKAASGARFKLIVTDGVFSMDGIIADLKTICALADKHGALVMVDDSHAVGFTGEHGRGTPELCGVAERVDIYTGTLGKALGGASGGYIAARGPIIEWLRQRSRPYLFSNSLAPAIAAASLAVLALIERDGAELRGRLQRNAEHFRREMGALGFTLVPGRHPIIPVMLGDAALAGRMAARMLEEGVYVTGFSFPVVPKGQARIRTQMSAAHTPEQIDRAVAAFAKVGRELGVI
- the prpR gene encoding propionate catabolism operon regulatory protein PrpR, with the protein product MAGKPRLLVVASRGLAELVRAMLPEFSSLADVRLLDKPLDEAVEAAQELHRAGLIDVAIAAGMTGQRLRAELSLPTVLIKLGGYDIMQALVRARRLSDSVAIVTRQSLGDEFEELKPLLNLNVMVLNYRDDNEARLLFRELHERRIEVVIGSAQVAALAEQEGLTGVLIYSDNAVRQAFDDALEIARIASIEEAKRERIGNILYSLSEGVVAVDMRGRVQTLNPAMEKLLGVGADWALDQPLARVAPTLSLDAVIASGQAALEQVQSVNGRTLVINRLPIHEHGEQTGAVLTFQDASLIQSADRKLRSQSRRSQFVARYRFEDIMGESAAMRDAVGMARLYARSDATVLVTGESGTGKELFAQSIHNVSTRAKAPFVAINCASFPESLLESELFGYEEGAFTGGRKGGKPGLFESAHTGTIFLDEIGEMPLSLQTRLLRVLQEREVLRLGGTEPTPIDVRVIAATHQDLRFNVEQGLFRADLYYRINILNLRLPPLRERRDDILPIARVLARQALQRLASRRQAEPLIESVGGHLLASEWRGNVRELENLIERLAVFYDAYGQVDEPSLARVVPELVAAGAPAERKAAPPTEPTLAALALHDGDLGRTAQALGISRTTLWRRLKRLKPEAG